The Desulfomicrobium escambiense DSM 10707 genome includes a window with the following:
- the rpoN gene encoding RNA polymerase factor sigma-54 produces the protein MGLELRQNLKLTQQLVMTPQLQQAIKLLQLSRFELLEAVQQELLENPMLEEAPRELSEEVEAQAPPAEQRADVSFDDAELMRNADWENYLGDFSSTTKQVQFKETEALEEMMSYEARLSGKPSLEGHLLWQLCLSNITEEEEAIGEAIIGNLDSLGYLTTSAEEIASETLSPLALVQSVLYRLQRFDPVGVAARSPKECLLIQLEVLGQDDPILISLVDEHLEDIEKRRYKPLLRKFKIQMEDLKAYLDIIQTLDPMPGASYGSDNTVFVSPDVFVYEYEGDFVIVMNDDGLPKLQLSPYYMEDTNLAVKGPDREYLHDKMRSAMWLMKSLHQRQRTLYKVVESIVRFQRAFFEHGVTKLKPLILKDVADDIEMHESTVSRITTSKYVATPHGIFELKFFFNSALEMDDGTQVGSESVKAIIKKMVSEEDPKHPYSDEKIAAVLKEKLDVNIARRTVAKYRAVLGIESSSKRKQVF, from the coding sequence ATGGGCCTTGAACTTCGACAGAACCTCAAGCTGACGCAGCAGCTGGTCATGACTCCGCAGCTGCAGCAGGCCATCAAGCTGCTTCAGCTCTCCCGATTCGAGCTCCTCGAAGCCGTTCAGCAGGAACTGCTGGAAAATCCGATGCTTGAGGAAGCGCCGCGGGAACTCTCCGAGGAGGTCGAAGCCCAGGCCCCGCCCGCCGAGCAGCGGGCCGACGTGTCCTTCGACGACGCCGAGCTCATGCGCAACGCCGACTGGGAGAACTACCTCGGCGACTTTTCGAGTACGACCAAGCAGGTGCAGTTCAAGGAGACCGAGGCCCTCGAAGAGATGATGTCTTACGAGGCCAGGCTCTCGGGCAAGCCTTCCCTGGAAGGCCACCTTCTGTGGCAGCTCTGCCTCTCCAACATAACCGAAGAGGAGGAGGCCATCGGCGAGGCCATCATCGGCAACCTGGACTCCCTGGGCTACCTGACGACCAGCGCCGAGGAGATCGCCTCCGAGACCCTCTCGCCCCTGGCCCTGGTCCAGTCCGTCCTGTACCGACTGCAGCGCTTCGACCCGGTAGGCGTGGCCGCCCGTTCCCCCAAGGAGTGCCTGCTCATCCAGTTGGAGGTCTTGGGCCAGGACGACCCCATCCTCATCTCCCTGGTCGACGAGCACCTGGAAGACATCGAGAAGCGCCGCTACAAGCCGCTCCTGCGCAAGTTCAAGATCCAGATGGAGGACCTGAAGGCCTACCTGGACATCATCCAGACCCTGGACCCCATGCCCGGCGCGAGCTACGGCAGCGACAACACCGTTTTCGTCAGCCCCGACGTCTTCGTCTACGAGTACGAAGGCGATTTCGTCATCGTCATGAACGACGACGGCCTGCCCAAGCTGCAGCTGAGCCCCTACTACATGGAAGACACGAACTTGGCGGTGAAGGGCCCGGACCGGGAGTACCTGCACGACAAGATGCGTTCGGCCATGTGGCTCATGAAGAGCTTGCACCAAAGGCAGAGAACCCTGTATAAGGTGGTCGAGAGCATCGTGCGGTTTCAGCGGGCCTTCTTCGAGCACGGCGTGACCAAGCTAAAGCCCCTGATCCTCAAGGACGTGGCCGACGACATCGAGATGCACGAGTCCACGGTCAGCCGCATCACCACGAGCAAGTACGTGGCCACACCGCACGGCATCTTTGAGCTGAAATTTTTCTTCAATTCCGCGCTGGAGATGGACGACGGCACCCAGGTGGGCTCCGAATCCGTCAAGGCCATCATCAAGAAGATGGTCAGCGAGGAAGACCCTAAGCACCCCTACAGCGACGAGAAGATCGCAGCGGTGCTCAAGGAGAAGCTGGATGTGAACATCGCCCGCCGCACGGTGGCCAAATACCGCGCCGTTCTGGGCATCGAGTCCTCATCCAAGCGCAAGCAGGTGTTTTGA
- the lptB gene encoding LPS export ABC transporter ATP-binding protein: MTTLSGRQLAKRYGVRDVVRDIDLDVRQGEVVGVLGPNGAGKTTTFYMLAGIVTPTRGEVTLDGVDITRWPLHKRARLGMSYLPQESSIFRKLTVRQNLQLILEYSGRTAEEQKRTADRLLDELGITRLQDQQAAYLSGGERRRLEIARALIRDPKFILLDEPFAGIDPLAVDDIQTIIEGLKAKGIGVLISDHNVRETLQICDRAYLVYDGRIILSGSPDEIVADPGARKVYLGEGFSL, encoded by the coding sequence GTGACGACCCTGTCAGGCCGCCAGCTGGCCAAACGCTACGGGGTCCGGGACGTTGTCCGCGACATCGACCTCGACGTGCGCCAGGGCGAGGTCGTCGGCGTGCTGGGCCCCAACGGCGCCGGCAAGACCACGACCTTCTACATGCTTGCCGGCATCGTCACGCCCACCCGCGGCGAGGTCACCCTCGACGGCGTGGACATCACCCGCTGGCCCCTGCACAAGCGCGCCCGCCTGGGCATGAGCTACCTGCCCCAGGAAAGCTCCATCTTCCGCAAGCTGACCGTGCGCCAGAACCTGCAGCTCATCCTGGAATACTCCGGCCGCACGGCCGAGGAGCAGAAGCGCACGGCCGACAGGCTCCTAGATGAACTGGGCATCACCCGCCTGCAGGACCAGCAGGCGGCCTACCTGTCCGGCGGCGAGCGGCGCAGGCTCGAAATCGCCCGCGCCCTGATCCGCGACCCGAAGTTCATCCTGCTGGACGAACCCTTCGCCGGCATCGACCCCCTGGCCGTGGACGACATCCAGACCATCATCGAGGGCCTCAAGGCCAAGGGCATCGGCGTGCTCATCTCCGACCACAACGTGCGCGAGACCCTGCAGATCTGCGACCGCGCCTATCTGGTGTATGACGGCCGCATCATCCTGAGCGGCAGCCCCGACGAAATCGTCGCCGACCCCGGGGCGCGCAAGGTCTATCTCGGCGAGGGTTTCAGCCTTTAG
- a CDS encoding LptA/OstA family protein, translated as MRSLILILLLAWAAPLWAAEQTVPVKITSDTMTYTQKGDQVLFSGSVHVIRQDVEMWSDTLTVFLDKKQGGGNSTQTAMDQQSSIKKIVSQGNVRLKADRGRSGTCAKATYETATEILTLEGDPVLMEGANKIQGEVIKLYMRENRSEVLGGKQRVEAIFNTPADTKELKP; from the coding sequence ATGCGTTCACTCATTCTGATTCTCCTCCTGGCATGGGCCGCCCCCCTGTGGGCGGCGGAGCAGACCGTGCCGGTCAAGATCACGTCCGACACCATGACCTACACCCAGAAAGGCGATCAGGTGCTCTTTTCCGGGTCGGTGCACGTCATCCGCCAGGACGTCGAGATGTGGTCCGACACCCTGACCGTGTTCCTCGACAAAAAGCAAGGCGGAGGCAACTCCACCCAGACCGCCATGGACCAGCAAAGCTCCATCAAGAAAATCGTCTCCCAGGGCAATGTCCGCCTGAAGGCCGACAGGGGACGCTCCGGCACCTGCGCCAAGGCCACATACGAAACGGCCACGGAAATCCTGACCCTCGAAGGCGACCCCGTGCTCATGGAAGGTGCCAACAAAATCCAGGGCGAAGTCATCAAGCTCTACATGCGGGAGAACCGCAGCGAAGTCCTGGGCGGCAAGCAGCGGGTCGAGGCCATCTTCAACACCCCGGCCGACACCAAGGAGCTCAAGCCGTGA
- the lptC gene encoding LPS export ABC transporter periplasmic protein LptC gives MKRALAALLTLLVLAGIAVLGWRMLWPERLDPDIARNVDVDLSLKGVNLSQGKDGKKLWNLSAAGADYAEAGDELILTDPVITYWGEDGEDHVEVTAPKGQVWQKEDRARMWDGVNATRGEYRMRADTLDYTGGNRTLVLSGHIDISSDSMQGSSDTLTYFLDTGDILARGYVQVTLN, from the coding sequence ATGAAACGAGCCTTGGCGGCCCTGCTGACCCTTCTCGTCCTGGCCGGCATCGCCGTCCTGGGTTGGCGCATGCTGTGGCCCGAGCGTCTGGACCCCGACATCGCCCGCAACGTGGACGTGGACCTGAGCCTCAAGGGCGTGAACCTGAGCCAGGGCAAGGACGGCAAAAAGCTCTGGAACCTGAGCGCTGCCGGGGCGGACTACGCCGAGGCCGGAGACGAGCTGATCCTGACGGACCCCGTCATCACCTACTGGGGCGAGGACGGCGAGGACCACGTCGAAGTCACGGCGCCCAAGGGGCAGGTCTGGCAGAAGGAGGACCGCGCCAGGATGTGGGACGGCGTCAACGCCACCCGGGGGGAATACCGCATGCGCGCCGACACCCTCGACTACACGGGCGGCAACCGCACCCTGGTTCTGTCCGGCCACATCGACATTTCAAGCGATTCCATGCAGGGCAGTTCCGACACCCTGACCTATTTCCTGGACACGGGCGACATCCTGGCCCGCGGCTACGTCCAGGTCACCCTGAACTGA
- a CDS encoding KdsC family phosphatase yields MNAERLARDVRLMILDVDGVLTDGGLYYDESGCVMKRFNVQDGLGIKLGPKAGIEFAVITGLESPAVKRRVTELGIGHYYYGHHRKVPAMREISEKTGIPFEHMAYVGDDWVDAAPMSMVGFPIAVPNARPEILKLAAWTTRAMGGHGAVREALDFVLRAQGKLDVMWREWLTA; encoded by the coding sequence ATGAATGCTGAGCGCCTGGCCCGCGACGTGCGCCTCATGATCCTGGACGTGGACGGGGTGCTGACCGACGGCGGCCTGTACTACGACGAATCCGGCTGCGTCATGAAGCGCTTCAACGTCCAGGACGGCCTCGGCATCAAGCTCGGCCCCAAGGCCGGCATCGAGTTCGCAGTCATCACGGGCCTGGAGTCCCCGGCCGTGAAGCGGCGCGTGACGGAACTGGGCATCGGCCACTATTATTACGGGCACCACCGGAAGGTGCCGGCCATGCGAGAAATTTCCGAGAAGACCGGCATCCCCTTCGAGCACATGGCCTACGTCGGCGACGACTGGGTCGACGCCGCGCCCATGTCCATGGTCGGCTTCCCCATCGCCGTGCCCAACGCCCGTCCCGAGATTCTCAAGCTCGCGGCCTGGACCACCCGGGCCATGGGCGGCCACGGGGCCGTGCGCGAGGCCCTGGACTTCGTCCTGCGCGCCCAGGGCAAGCTCGACGTCATGTGGCGGGAGTGGCTGACGGCATGA
- the kdsA gene encoding 3-deoxy-8-phosphooctulonate synthase: MIDCAELVADRPFLIAGPCVLESLDVAMTVAVELQAICAELGLPLVFKSSYDKANRTAGGSFRGPGLDTGLDWLAQIKSRTGLPIITDIHEPRQASLAAEVADVLQIPAFLCRQTDLLLAAARTERVVNIKKGQFMAPWDMRGPVEKIRSEGFTRIWLTERGSMFGYNNLVVDFRSLVIMKQFGCPVIFDATHSVQLPGGQGTSSGGQREFVPPLARAAVASGCQGLFMEIHPDPDKALCDGPNSWPLAKARTLLSELAAIWSVPNEC; the protein is encoded by the coding sequence ATGATCGACTGCGCCGAACTGGTCGCCGACCGCCCCTTCCTCATCGCCGGACCCTGCGTCCTGGAGAGCCTCGACGTGGCCATGACCGTGGCCGTGGAGCTGCAGGCCATCTGCGCGGAGCTTGGCCTGCCCCTGGTCTTCAAGAGTTCCTACGACAAGGCCAACCGCACCGCGGGGGGGAGTTTCCGGGGGCCGGGCCTGGACACCGGGCTCGACTGGCTGGCCCAGATCAAGAGCCGCACGGGCCTGCCCATCATCACGGACATCCACGAGCCGCGCCAGGCCTCCCTGGCCGCCGAGGTGGCCGACGTGCTGCAGATCCCGGCCTTCCTCTGCCGCCAGACGGACCTGCTGTTGGCCGCGGCCCGCACCGAACGCGTCGTGAACATCAAGAAGGGCCAGTTCATGGCCCCCTGGGACATGCGCGGCCCGGTCGAGAAGATCCGCTCCGAAGGGTTCACGCGCATCTGGCTGACGGAGCGCGGCTCCATGTTCGGCTACAACAACCTCGTGGTCGATTTCCGGTCCCTGGTCATCATGAAGCAGTTCGGCTGCCCGGTCATCTTCGACGCCACGCACTCGGTGCAGCTCCCGGGCGGCCAGGGCACGTCCTCGGGCGGCCAGCGCGAGTTCGTGCCGCCCCTGGCGCGAGCGGCCGTTGCCAGCGGCTGCCAGGGCCTGTTCATGGAGATTCACCCGGACCCGGACAAGGCCCTGTGCGACGGCCCCAACTCCTGGCCCCTGGCCAAGGCCCGCACCCTGCTCTCGGAGCTGGCGGCCATCTGGAGCGTCCCCAATGAATGCTGA
- a CDS encoding CTP synthase, giving the protein MNTKFIFVTGGVLSSLGKGLAAASIAALLKARGLRVTIQKLDPYINVDPGTMNPFQHGEVYVTDDGAETDLDLGHYERYLGTSMHQRNNYTSGRIYNTVITKERRGDYLGGTVQVIPHITDEIKSSILSLASDDLDVALVEIGGTVGDIEGLPFLEAIRQLRADLGKDNVLYIHLTLVPFIKAAGELKTKPTQHSVKELRSLGIQPDIILCRSEVNLGDDIKRKIALFCNVDRDAVFTAIDVNHIYELPLTLYNEGVDQKIAILLRLAAKNPDLQAWKDLVYNLHHPRTQVTIAIVGKYVDLKEAYKSLHEALTHGGVANHAAIRFLYVNSEEITSENVAERLAAADGILVPGGFGIRGVEGKIAAITYARENKVPFFGICLGMQCAVIEYARSVMGLAKANSEEFDLTTPDPVIYLMKEWFDFRKKCVQRRDMASEKGGTMRLGAYPCVIEKNTRAFEAYGQAEVSERHRHRYEFNGAYQKRFEEAGLTISGTSPDKSLVEIVEIKDHPWFLGCQFHPEFTSRPMLPHPLFREFIAAAVANKKPEQEP; this is encoded by the coding sequence ATGAACACCAAATTCATTTTTGTGACCGGAGGGGTGCTCTCCTCCCTGGGAAAAGGGCTGGCCGCCGCTTCCATCGCGGCCCTGCTCAAGGCGCGGGGCCTTAGGGTAACCATCCAGAAGCTCGACCCCTACATCAACGTCGACCCGGGTACCATGAACCCCTTCCAGCACGGCGAAGTGTACGTCACCGACGACGGCGCCGAGACGGACCTGGATCTGGGCCACTACGAGCGCTATCTCGGCACGAGCATGCACCAGCGCAACAACTACACCTCGGGCCGCATCTACAACACCGTCATCACCAAGGAACGCCGCGGCGACTATCTCGGCGGGACCGTGCAGGTCATCCCGCACATCACCGACGAGATCAAATCATCCATCCTGAGCCTGGCCAGCGACGACCTCGACGTGGCCCTGGTCGAGATCGGCGGCACCGTCGGCGACATCGAGGGCCTGCCCTTCCTGGAAGCCATCCGCCAGCTGCGCGCCGACCTGGGCAAGGACAACGTCCTCTACATCCACCTGACCCTGGTGCCGTTCATCAAGGCCGCAGGCGAACTCAAGACCAAGCCCACGCAGCACTCCGTCAAGGAACTGCGCAGCCTCGGCATCCAGCCCGACATCATCCTCTGCCGCTCCGAAGTGAACCTCGGCGACGACATCAAGCGCAAAATCGCCCTCTTCTGCAACGTGGACCGCGACGCGGTCTTTACCGCCATCGACGTCAATCACATCTACGAACTGCCCCTGACCCTCTACAACGAGGGCGTGGACCAGAAGATCGCCATCCTGCTTCGCCTGGCCGCCAAGAACCCGGACCTGCAGGCCTGGAAGGACCTCGTGTACAACCTGCACCACCCCAGGACCCAGGTCACCATCGCCATCGTCGGCAAGTACGTTGACCTCAAGGAAGCCTACAAGAGCCTGCACGAGGCCCTGACCCACGGCGGCGTGGCCAACCACGCGGCCATCCGCTTCCTGTACGTCAACTCCGAGGAGATCACGTCCGAGAACGTGGCCGAGAGGCTGGCCGCCGCCGACGGCATCCTCGTGCCCGGCGGCTTCGGCATCCGCGGCGTGGAAGGCAAGATCGCGGCCATCACCTACGCCCGCGAGAACAAGGTCCCCTTCTTCGGCATCTGCCTGGGCATGCAGTGCGCGGTCATCGAGTACGCCAGAAGCGTCATGGGCCTGGCCAAGGCCAACTCCGAGGAGTTCGACCTGACCACGCCGGACCCGGTCATCTATCTGATGAAGGAGTGGTTCGACTTCCGCAAGAAGTGCGTGCAGCGCCGCGACATGGCCAGCGAGAAGGGCGGCACCATGCGTCTGGGCGCCTACCCCTGCGTCATCGAGAAGAACACCCGCGCCTTCGAGGCCTACGGCCAGGCCGAGGTATCGGAACGCCATCGCCACCGCTACGAATTCAACGGCGCCTACCAGAAGCGCTTCGAGGAGGCCGGCCTGACCATCAGCGGCACCTCGCCCGACAAGAGCCTGGTGGAGATCGTGGAGATCAAGGACCACCCGTGGTTCCTGGGCTGCCAGTTCCACCCCGAGTTCACCTCCCGGCCCATGCTGCCCCACCCGCTGTTCCGCGAGTTCATCGCCGCGGCCGTGGCCAACAAGAAACCCGAGCAGGAACCATGA